In one Neobacillus sp. WH10 genomic region, the following are encoded:
- a CDS encoding nucleoside triphosphate pyrophosphohydrolase family protein: protein MRLNEYMEERKRTESKEQSIPEKLTNYAMGCAGETGEIVDIVKKIVFQGHPLEGERTKLIKEFGDDFWYRFGLMELFGITLEEVLETNIYKLNNRYPDGFDKERSVNRNE, encoded by the coding sequence GTGAGATTAAACGAATATATGGAAGAAAGAAAGAGGACAGAAAGCAAAGAACAGTCTATACCAGAAAAATTGACTAATTATGCAATGGGATGTGCGGGAGAAACAGGCGAAATTGTGGATATAGTTAAGAAGATTGTTTTCCAAGGACATCCATTAGAAGGAGAAAGGACAAAACTTATCAAAGAATTTGGTGATGATTTTTGGTACAGGTTCGGATTGATGGAGTTATTTGGGATTACGTTAGAAGAGGTGCTGGAAACAAATATATACAAACTTAATAATCGATATCCAGATGGTTTTGACAAGGAAAGAAGTGTGAACCGGAATGAGTAA